From the genome of Liolophura sinensis isolate JHLJ2023 chromosome 5, CUHK_Ljap_v2, whole genome shotgun sequence:
CATATTGGAAGTCAAACACCAGCAGGCATATTGGAGGTCAAACACCAGCAGGAATATTGGACGTCAAACACCAGCAGGCATATTGGAGGTCAAACACCAGCAGGCATATTGGAGGTCAAACATCAGCAGGCATATTGGAGGTCAAACGCCAGCAGGCATATTGGAGGTCAAACATCAGCAGGCATATTGGAAGTCAAACACCAGCAGGCATATTGGAGGTCAAACACCAGCAGGCATATTGGAGGTCAAACACCAGCAGGCATATTGGAGGTCAAACACCAGCAGGAATATTGGAGGTCAAACACCAGCAGGCATATTGGAAGTCAAACACCAGCAGGCATATTGGAGGTCAAACACCAGCAGGAATATTGGGGGTCAAACACCAGCAGGCATATTGGAGGTCAAACACCAGCAGGCATATTGGAGGTCAAACATCAGCAGGCATATTGGAGGTCAAACGCCAGCAGGCATATTGCATGGTTCTTACTCGTCCTTTGGAAATTCTTGTAAGTACTTGGATTCTAGTGACAGGTTTCCAAGACCTTGAAATTGGATTGAACTGGATCGATACATAACCTACCAAAATAGTATATACCAATACCACATGAAGGTTTTTACTTAAAATGAATTGTCCTTGAAAATGCTTTAAAACTTAAGGTAATAGGTCCATAAAAACgctttaaaaacattttcttttgtgGGTGGGAACCCTGTAATGGCAGTCCAGCAGTGGCAGCCATAAAGGAGGTCAAGTATTAGTGAAATGAACATCTCAAATCTTTTctaaaaaatgaacattgaCTAAAAGAATAGGGATTTCTGTGGCCTAGTGGATAGCTTGCTAGCGCAGCACTATGCCACATGTTGGCCACTGTAGTACGAATGGAATAAGCATTcctgagcatggcgtaaaagcccaatcaaataaataactaaatacactGAATAAAAAGATCAGGCCAGATGaaccaaaaattaaacaaattacagTAACACAATTCTACAATTGTGGTCAAACTGGAAAAATCCTCACCTGCCATTGTCTTGAGTACATACCTTGTAAGAGAAGTCTGGCTAGTGTGTTCATCTCTCCTGACCTATCCACACAGTAATACTCCTGCACCCCTCTCTTCCACACAGAGTTCACTCCCCTGTCAACAAAGATTTATTCCCCCTGTCAGAGATTTACTGCCCTTGTCAGAGATTTGCAGTCTGTGAGCAATCAGAGTAGGGCAAAggtaccataaaaaaaaaaaaagaaaaaaagacaggcCTACTGTTAGGTAgctatggtaaatgacctaaagtttcaccctggaacttggaaagtgtatcccaggattcattgcgttgattgtggttgttactgactgagcgCCGGATCATAtggacagttcaagaatgtaattCAAACTTTAGTAGGATTTAGAACAGCCCCAATCAATACTCGCAAACTAGGCCTACAAGCAGACGAGATGAAGATGTCAGATTGCGATCAAAGTGACACCTACACACGTGGATTTACACCAATGCTggaaaacatttcttgttccTTCTAGTGCAATTTAAAAGACTGTCAACTCAAGATCTGCCCATATTTTGTGAACATAAAtgcttaatttacttaatactgAATCGAATACACTCAGATAAAATTCTAGTGGCACAGATTggtttcatctacatgtagatacaagccacttacaatcacaggactCGAAATTTTCATGTGTCTATCCATCGATCATATGATTTTTGCTGGCgaaaggcaaaaaaataatGGACACTGAAATCACatctgggcaaaactgtatacaggaaatcatcaactattttgtttaaaaagccAGTGAATGCGTTGTACGAACTCTGCGTtgtgataacaactcaaacATATCACATGGATAAATTACATGGACACGGGAAGCTGATGACATATGTTTCTCATTGAAATTGGTTTTCAGctgaaatacatatgtacacacattcaTTGCATAATGTGGGCTCACAGCAGACAGCCGTTCATCAGATAatggtgtgaggtgacttccacgtaGGCTTAACCCGACTAATCCGTTCGTCTGCAGCGTATAATCCTTGGTCATGCTTTCAGACAGCGTTTGGAATTTAAAAGTTAGTAATAGACATCGCTTGTCTTAGTACTTTCTTCAATTTCATTCAAACGTATATTTAGAGATTTACATAAAAAGTCGGGAaacctgcacacctcactgtcagtgacttgaccccatgtggcgAGGATTACCAACCAGAGCTCCGTAATAccatgcagggtaatgaaacGGGCCGGAGGCTAATcgctctcttctgtcatcttacCGCCAACTCAGGTCACTCAAAAGTTAACGACAGTAACTCGCGTGTTAAACTTTAGGTCATTGACTGCATTTTTGataacatttactgtaacatgggcatctgaaaaaagtttaacAAAAAGGCATCCAGAGTAGACACACGATTgggaaaattgaggagctgagtGCTTGCATCTCTGGAAAAAGGTGAAGAAAAGTTAAGCCTGGTGATCGGTCAGTTCTTGTTAACAAAAGACAAGTCACAAGATAGAGTAGGAAGTTTTTACCATTAGCAACAAAAAAGTTCAAACTCAAACCTCAACTGACTCTTCATTTAATATGGAATGTTTCGGCTGATGTTTTTATGACATATTCAATAATACAATTTTGTTACCAACAGATCGGTTTGGTTTACAAAGCACGACTTTCACACACAGAGCAAAACCCAATGTCTGCCCAacccaaacaacaacaacgccatcCTTACATAAAACTGTTTCTTGCTACTGAAAGCATAAATTAAGATTGTGTGCACAGTCTTCTCTACAAACATGCCTGCTCGTTACTCATCAGTTATCAAGATGATAACAGGTTGTCCTGTCTCTTACCATATAACTGACCCCACACCAGAGCCATAATCAAACACAGTTCTAGGGGTGAACTCTGGAATTCTTGAACGAATCTGAAGAAATAAACAGGTGTAAATATTGTGTTAATGAGGTAAAACAAAcactataaaaataaataaaaactgactAATTTATTACCTGACTGGTACTTTATCATGAAATGTAAGGATTGTTTTAGAAAGAATGGTAGCAAAAAAAGAACGTTTAGCACATTATCTTAAAGGAAAACTTTagaatacaaaaattattccTTCAGTTCAAGACCACAAATTTATGTGCTGAATGCTTATAATCTTCTCTTAACTTTACTCACAACATCTGAACACAGTACGCTAAGCACTCATGCAATTTCTAAAGCTCTCATGTCTATCAGTTGTAACATCATAATGTCAGTCTCCACTCAATAATTTGGATCAGCTCTAtcttctttttaaaaatatccatgaaaaaaattataataaaattattcttCACTAAGTATATCACTCTTCAATAACGCATTTAAATCTTCTCTCCCTTAAATTCTTGTTTATACTGAGTCTAAGAATTTCAACAATACAGAAAGTTCCACAGCAGCAACATACATGGCTAAAACACTTTCGTACCTCATTTAAACATCTCAAAAGCGCTGCGTAATCATGGTCCATTTTGCCCACCATGTAGAGGAAGCCTTTGTACGCTGTATATCTAACAGAAACAAAGCAATAATGATCAACCACTTCTGCTTTGAATGTCAGCATTCTGAAAAGCCAGCGACAGTTACTCATTTGTTtatatcattggtgttttacgctatactcaagaacgtttctcttatacaacagtggccagcattactgtgggaggaaaccgtgtgGAGCCCGGACAAATCCCACGActacgttgctggcagaccttctcacatgcAGTTCGAGAagaagcccgcatgagctggacttaaactcaacATGACTTCTTTGTTAAGACGCCCCACTGGCGTGCCAACCCCTAAGCCACGAAGGCCGCGaaaaaacagtgaaaagttACCCACTCAGACTGTGCAATTcataaaagtatatgtatgcttaggaGACCAGCAggtctttcatttatttatttaattatttgatgttTCATCAtgtgctcaagaattgttcacttatggACTTTATCAAaatgcctgaaaaaaaaaatcacaaacatttggcagacaactgacaaacttttccactgGTGACACATGGCTCAACGCGTATACCATATCAGTAAAACGCCTCTGATGAAACCTACCACAAGACCTTTATAATACAAGGTCTTATAACGGAAACCTTTCTGGTAGCTTATTTATCAGTCCATAGTGCAATAAGACATTTAACATTGAAAAATCAAGAACTGCCTGGTACTGGCACAAACTTTTTTTGGCACAAACTTTTTTTCACAGGTTATAAAAACctttaaacaaaattcaaattgCGATAGTTTTAAGGATTTTAAGGACCAGGGGGAACCCATCACACTTCTCTTCTTCTGAACCTTACATTTCGTTCTGAAAGGTAcatttttccagtggaatatcATACAACCAGCCAAACTAACCTCAAAACAATTTCTAAGACCCACAGATCTCTCATAGTCTGGCATCACTTTATTACCATACTTCAAGGATATAAAGTATCAGTGAGAATCCTGTTAACGACCCAATCTCACCaatcccaccccaccccaccccaccccaccccacactCCATGGACCTTGCAATACATCTATATCTCACTCAATGCTCTTCCAGTGGTACACTTGTTTTCTGAGTTGCATCAATGTcttccctttcactttactgtcCAACAGTTCACTCTCCTCTGGATTCAAATCACTGATGTTCTTGTCTCCAACTGCAAACATAAACATTATGTcggaatattcatttatatatttcattgttgtttaatcccacatttaaaatttttttgtttattcaacAGAGATCGATTTTATGAGTtcaggaaaccggagtgcccgtgGGGTTATATTGGAATAAGGACATCTGTAATCTAGAATGAGGACATCTGTAATCTGGAATAAGGGCATCTGTAATCTGGAATAAGAACATCTGTAATCTGAAATAAGGACATCTGTAATCTGGAATAAGAACATCTGTAATCTGAAATAAGGACATCTGTAATCTCGAATGCTGTAATTATTCAACCATAGGGCACACAAATTTAAACTGATCTTTCACAGGAAAAATAAATCCTTTATCAATGTCGAAGGAGAGTATAAAagtaaaaatcataaaaatatcaacattcaacaaaataaaatggtagTTTGaagctttatttttatttctttttttttttctattttaatgtTCGCCcgtaaaacacaacacaaaattGGTGGTGCCTTAATACTCTGTCTAGTGCAGTAGGGAAGACATCACACAAGACGTATCCGAAGGACCCTAAACACTGACCCATCAAggtcacattatacacacaccGGGGGCCTATTTCGCAAAGCCATTTTAGGATAAGTCCAAAACTAACTTTCCTTGAATAAACAAAATTTCCGATGCTGGACGCTCAGACTTGGCTGAAATTGTACTAGTACATCACAAAATCACAAGACAAAATGTTATCTATgtcatgcatatatttacaaGCGTAATTTGGAAAATAATTTGAGACTAAAACCCTCTCTTCATGAAACGGAGTCCAGGTCAACAAGTATTTGGCCAATTGCCACagtaaatgaccataaatattACTTgcttataaaatattacttccaGTGCCTCAACTTCCATTTTTTCCTGCCTTCCAAAACTAACAACAACCTtcaaaaatcaatagaactctcagcaTCAGGAAAAAATGTGCACTTTCGCCTTTCGGGCGAAAATTTAGGTCCTTTAAAATAATTGTAATGATAATTTATGAGATAGCATAATGAGATTAGAAATGACAGGGGGTAGAGGCTGACAATATGACGGCATTCTATCACAATTGATGTTTGATAAAATCCCTGAGTGCTTTGTGTTTATTGTGTTCAAATGTTTGCGTTATGTTAAGGTAAGATTTTTCAGTACAACCCATAGGGTGGAGTGGGTAGACTCCTTGGGCCGATTTTCCCCTGTTTTAGGAAGGTAAAGCCCGAGTCACACAAGAGTTGTGGACAACCTATGACCTCTGCGATTTATCACAGTCTATCAGTCATTGTCAATCGCAATTTTACCCCAACTGAAATCAAAAGAAATTGTTTGGAGTCAAACCTAATCTAATCCATCGAGTCTTTCCAGACTCCAATACATCCGTGTTAGTCATGTGATTGGATGAAAGAAAGCAAgggcacttttagacaaaaatGTGCTTACGATTCATGAAGATCTTTTGCAATCCTCATACGTAGATTATAAAACAAAGCCCCCGCTAATTAAGATCAGTCAGAAATATGTGGACTGCAAGTGATAACAGCTAGATTTTGTGCAAGCACATAAACAACCTGCAAGCGTGTCACGCTTGCCAACATATCTTCAGAGTAATTAAAATGCGTCAAGATCCACCTAGATTTATTGTACAAACAATCAATCCAACACTTTCAATGCTTGCCGCTAACATAAGATTTTTTGATCGCAAGTCTGAACTAGTGTGACAGGGTCTTAAGACTGTTTATCCTCATAGCAATACTGAGAAGACAAAAACTTTGAATTCTGATTTAGGCTGTACCTTCCTTCTGTCTGACACTCTCCTCTATCCCTACAGCTTTGTCCCTCAATTCCAGAGCTTCTACAGGGCGTGTCGGCACTTCAGGTAACGGCTAAATTCTCAGCATTTTTTGATATATGATCAAACGGATACTCTGAAATAACAATACAAGCAAAAGCATTATGACTATCATAAATTCCTTCAAagattgtttaaatatttacttattaacTTACTTACTGGTAGATCATTGTTGTTTTCTGCCATACTCAATAGCACacttaatttacatgtgtataagaTTGCAGTGaggttttcatgttattttagcgccatattcaagaattctCACTATTTCAAAAGTAGACAGTCTAtttgctatactcaagaatatttcggtTTGAAACGGTCAGACAAATGATCTGGGCCCAGCTCCACAAAGAGGCATACGGCATTTTTTTTATCGCACATTTGTCGCTCGATAGTCTGTACCAGTCTTATATGTGCgatcatcatacatgtatcgacatctttgtgaaactgggccctgtctCTCTGGTGAGTTTATATAAAACATGGAGCCAGGTTTAATACCCTGGAAAGTAACTAGGGAGTAGACCaagcaagggagacaactcactCTCCAGCAAGACCTTCACAGCCTCCACCAGGGGTTCGGGTAGGGTAACTGCTTTGACTTTCAGCACTCCAGGATGCAGTCTGTGCTTCAGCTCACTTCCTGTGGAGTTTACGTTGTACATCAACATCCAGTTGTAAATCTTGTGAAGGTTTTGCCTCTGACACATCCCCCTTGACTGCTTTGTGAACAGCCTGTCAAAGACATAGTTCAACGCAATCTGACTGAAAAAATCCACAAACATGTTTTCGTCATTCTATACAAAACTCAGAAGTTTTCCATCATCACTATCTCAAAATTAGTTGAAATTTGCACAGACGTCTCTATATGAATAAAGACGTACAAAATTCCACACCCACTTTTTGGATTCCTAACCACAAGCATATATGAATGGTTTTGAGTGCACTTCAATCTCAGCTTCCTTAAACACCTTGAAATCCCGTGAACTGACACTGTGAATAATGGGAACAATCTGTTTGGACCAAAGTTTACAGTTCGTTCATTTCAGAGCATTGTTACATAGAGACAACCATAAAGAAAGAGCAATACATCAAAAGTCACGATGAGGTCACCAAGGTAATGTGTAATAATGGACAAGATCAGCGACAAGGAGCTGAGAGATTGGGGTTTACTTAAGGCCTGTTGCACTGCTGGGtcaaccatcgacctttggatGGACACTGCAGAGAGAATCCAAGGGTTTACCTAGCAATATACAATATAACtcaaatacaaaaagaaaaggtTGAGAGAGATCAATGCCTTGGCCTGCATCCAGTACCAAATTTATGATGGTTTGGGCGATATCCTGGCcgcatgttgctgttgttgagAGGTAAAGTGCTTTTCACTCTGAAATCATAACATGGAGATAAGACTCTGTTTTAAGTCAGAATTATATAAGCCATGCCAGCATTTCAAAACTCTTGTGAGTTCATGCACATCTGGACAAGGCAAGGTGGGGAAGCGGGCTCATTCAACCCAAAGCGGCTATGATTTTACTGTAATGAGACATGATTTTACTGTAACGAGAGCTGCTAACAGCTAGCAACTACCATGAGCTAGCAACTACCTTTTAGCCATGTTAGATTGTGAGGGCCCCCACCTTGCCTTATCCAAACTTCTGAAATGCCAACTAGGTTCAATGAATAGTGAATATACATGGAGATGTTGCTGTGTGCGGTTGATCTAATAGATAAGAGCCAAAGCTGACAACAGTTTTGGACCACAGGCATTGTTTATAAAGCACTTGTCGGGCATGGCGTGAATTGGTGTATAATTTGCCTTTGGTTGCCCCTGTGGCTACGATACTCCGAAAACACGGAGTCTTTAAAAGAGGAGTTAAGTAGCTACCAGGTGCTAGAACTACATTACAGCAATGTAACGTAACTAACTTTTCATAATTGAATATTTAGACAAAAAACCGATATAACTGATTACTGATCACCACTGGATATTAACTTATTTGAAAGCAACGTGAGTGAGATGAAGAgacagttgtaaagactagggttaTACTACGTGTAACTTTCTACATCACTATTTATGTCAATTATGGCCAAATGTGGAGAAGACCCTTTTCAGACGTAGTTCACGTGACAAAGGCGTGTGACTCACGCACATGCGCATTCAATCTTTACCATGTTCACCTGTCCTAAAGACATCTAAAAAACCATTTTCTAGCACATCAACTCAAGTGGTGTAGTGGAATAAGCAACTGGCTAAGAACCTGACATGCTGCCTGATGGAAGTTTGAATCCAGAGCATTCCACAACAAGTTAAGTAAATCCTTTCAAGAAAGTATAAATCACGAATTATAAAATGCAACATTGTCATATAAATGACAGTGACACATGACAGAATCTACAATGATAAACATCTTATTTACGCTGTTTTTCTTTGCATCAGTATTCTGTAAGACAGTTAGAGACCACATGATCTCCTTCGTAACAAATGGCAGGGGTGAAGACAACAGTTgtcccaacgttattgcacaGGAAAATGCTTACTTTTGAATCACTGTCAGCAATCTTGCATCCCTTagattttcagctttccagatagtgtGAGTATTTCTCCAgttttcatgacattttttgtacaactaggccttactggtcactagcgaagtggcaaaaagtgaccttttctccaatgctttaacattggctagccattttgtttcagaCACGAACAGGTGGTCACATGACCCCCAACTTCCAACCCATCTTAAATCTGGTGCACACGAACTTACTCTCCACTTGCTTCACCACACAAGGGTGCATTCGTCTTAAATTTTTGCTTTAATATGCCACGTGACGCTCAACTATCCCACATGACTGCTCCAAATGGCAGACGATGAAACGCAGGAGGAAGAGATGCTTTACTTCTGctgttattacatttttgtcCACACTGTTCGAATTCATCTTCCCGAATGCATCTTTAAATTCTGTCATGTTCTCGGCATACAAACAAGGGTAGTCCCCTTGTCAAACAACGAATTTATCATCCAACGGGGCTTCATTCACGAGGTCTTCGATGGAGACCTTGCAGCTAACAGTCACATGCTACAATAAATAGACTCAGCTATTTATATTGGCCAGCTGAGTTTTCAAGCTCAGCTGGCCAATAAAAATAGCTGAGTTTTCAAGCTCAGCAGTCGCCGCAGAGTGTCCGCACACAGTGAGAATTTGATCTCTCCAGGCAGAAAATAACAAACACGATAGATACTTTCCTCACTCCCTTTGATGCAGAAAAACTCACTAAACTTCGCCGCACACGGGGGGAAAGAGTTCAGCTGCTCTCCTCTCATGGTCGATAGCTCAGCAAGTTCCTCTCATGTGCGCCAGGCTTTACAGAATGCAAGTTGAACATCTCCCCCTTCAATTTTACccaatgaaaaatcagtaaaagcacGTGACCATGGGGGGGAAAATGACGTCAGAATGCACGTGCAAATCAACACGTAAATGTAACCCTAGTCCTTACAATTCCACATGCAGATTAATCAACTCACGAGGCCAAGATGACAGTTTACTTCCAATGCTCGCACtggctgcaacaacaacagcacggTTCACCAAAGGGAAGGCGGCAAAAATCCAACTGAACAACGACATTCAGTGGAGCTGCCAAAGTACAAACTGTTCAGAATCCCCTTCTACTTACCGAGAACTTTAATGATCGGCGAATGATTTTTCTGCAGATATATGGTCTAGAAAGGCACAGGCAGCAAAATCTACCACCAAACATGGTATGGTTCATGGAGGCCGCCATTTTTGTAATGTCACAGCAACGAATAACGGGCACGACGATTGGCTCAAAATGTAGGGTTGACGAACAAGAAGGAAGTAAGCACTTTGGAGCTAGcggtgttttttatttttacgacGCCAATTATTAAGCCTGCTTAGGAGTTGAATGGCATCAACCAGATTTGGTAAGATTCGATATTGCTTCTTTCTGATGACTTGTGTTTGAGTTTAGGGAGGTCTGCGTTGGTTGAAGTTGGTAAACTTACGTAAACGACGACTGTGCAGTGTTTACGAGTTGAACATGTTACTGTCGGTCAACATGCTGAAAGTGGTAGGCCACCGAGCAATAGACAGTCCATCCAGATGACATTTATCGTGACAGTGTTGCCAATGTTTCTGACAATCTAGATGGACTAGATAGTAGACTATTTGTTGATCAGAAGTTTGCTAAGTTTTTGCATAATGAGATTGTTAATAATCATCCTTTCATTTTCAACTACTGACAGTGCCGAGCACTGGTACTGCACCAGTACACATATTGCTACACATCTTATATATCTATGacgtttattttatttccaaatTTCAGATAATATTCATGGAATTGAAAGGATTCGTTGAGCTGTGGTTGATTGAGCATCTGCTTTTCATAGTGAACATCTGAGAAGTGGATCAGTGACCAACAGAGGCATCAACCTTGTATTCACAACTACCAAATAAAGCAGGATGTGGGTGATCAGTTGCATAAAGTGGTCATGCATACTGGCATTAAACATTTGAAGGAGTGCGTGTTGCAAGAATGATACAGCTGGGATCTCCATTCAACCATGTGCATTTGTCATATGCTCAAATGCTGGCAACACGAGCCACAtatagacatatacatgtacctctctcTCAAACCCGAGTCGCTGGACTTTCAAAGTTCGGTGCTTTCACGCCAAAGATTCTCTCAACAATTAAACCAATTACAATCCTTGAAGGCCAGCGTTGGGAAAACTACAGACCAGTGAGTTCATCGTCCTATGAGGGGCCTTCTCGTTCTGTTCGGCAGAGCCGACCTGAGGAAAGTCGTCCTTACAATGAAGAAAGATCTTCAGCTGGCTCTTTAGGACTGGAAAACTTGGGAATGGTCACAGGAAGAAATGATCATCATGCTGAAAGTGAAACGTCATACTCCAGTAGTAATAACTCATTGTCTTCCTTCTGGTCTTCGCAGAGCGATGAAGGCTTATGCAGGGCAGATGTCAATACTAACAGCGAATTTGTGATTGTCAACAGTGCCATGGATATGAGGACTGTAGAGAGACTGAGGAATGCCCCTGGGGTGCCTGTATTGCCGCCCCCATACCCCTACCCTGAGGACCCTCCACCCACATACGAAGAGGCCATGTTCAGTgtcacacacacccacatggaCTCCGAAACACTCAAGGAGGTGGCTGCCACCCTTTCAGAATTGGATGGCGTGCTCAGTGAATACCAAGTGGAGACCCAGGGGGAGCCTGCCAATTGCGTGCAAGGCTTGTGCAGTCCCTCCTCTACACCATCAGAGGAAGTTGATTTTCATCTACAGTCTCAGTCTTTTGCTGAAGACTCTGAGAATCTGTTAGATGCCACTGGGCCTGAAATGGACTCCGGTCATAGTACTACATGTGTAAGCCATGGGGTGCAAACTGATGAAATAAGCCAATTGGTGAGAAGTAGCAGTGATCATTTCCGCTCATATCCTCCAGTCTCACATCATCGTACACAAAATATTGAGTTTGACATACTCTACTGACGGACAAATAAGAAAATAGTTTAGGTAAACATACTGTGGCTACTTTTTCTGAATGAACTTCTCATACTCAAGGAACAAGACCGTTATTCttgaatatatatgtagtgtaaaacagcagtcatGGAATAAATATTCAAGGAGCTGCTCTTTAGGgcgtaaaaataaaatgcatgtctCAGACAGCCATTCTTTAAATGAATTGATTTTAAATGTCAAGAAAAATGAATATatcagagatatacatgtatattataaaaaaatgcCCTGACATTTCATCTGTGACTAAGATACTTATTTTGACAGATATACTGAGAGTTTGGTTGATCTTATAAATCTATGAGGCGTTGTTTGGAAGGTAATGGCTTTCATGGTTGATGATATCCTactagaaaaatgtaaatttcagcactaagtaatatttttatatatgacatttattgtcaCTAAAATGCTgcttttgggggggggaggggtcgAAGGATTAGGTTATTTACCTGCAGCAACTCCATTAGAAAGTTTATTATACATTCATTAGACAATTTCCAAAGCTTgtagttaattacatgtatgtcacttgACTTTAtgaattgttcattttgtttgtaacttttgtgtgcacatgtacatgtgtgttttatgaGCGCTTCCAACTCACTGTATACCATAAGATATTAATATGTGGCCAGATGTTGATGAAGTTCCACAGTTCATACTGACACTTATcaaattatgcacatttatatctCTACATTgatatttaattgtttgagaaGTATTCTTAGATTCCTAGTTACTTCATCCCTATGTCTTAGGTTTTGAAATAATACTTGCATTAATTGCTTAGTAGGACACACtttgcattcattcattactaGCGTCGGACATCAAATCATTATTCCCCTGCTTTCACTGTTCTTGggaatatgtgtatgtacacgtatacttTGGGATTGActtagtacttaacaatta
Proteins encoded in this window:
- the LOC135465859 gene encoding uncharacterized protein LOC135465859, whose translation is MIQLGSPFNHVHLSYAQMLATRATYRHIHVPLSQTRVAGLSKFGAFTPKILSTIKPITILEGQRWENYRPVSSSSYEGPSRSVRQSRPEESRPYNEERSSAGSLGLENLGMVTGRNDHHAESETSYSSSNNSLSSFWSSQSDEGLCRADVNTNSEFVIVNSAMDMRTVERLRNAPGVPVLPPPYPYPEDPPPTYEEAMFSVTHTHMDSETLKEVAATLSELDGVLSEYQVETQGEPANCVQGLCSPSSTPSEEVDFHLQSQSFAEDSENLLDATGPEMDSGHSTTCVSHGVQTDEISQLVRSSSDHFRSYPPVSHHRTQNIEFDILY